A DNA window from Oscillospiraceae bacterium contains the following coding sequences:
- a CDS encoding sialidase family protein produces the protein MMKKIGTPVYELPPSKGTPRNSEGAFLRLKNGHLMFAYSRYHGDSWGDAAGCDIAAVLFDGKTWSDPEILFSAKDFGTKNIMSVSLLRLGKDDIALFFLVRDSKDGKSDIREHISHSRDEGKTWSRPICCIAEPGYNVTNNDRVVQLKSGRLLVPCSLHKNFASDQKFARRGSIRFVCSDDLGKTWHNLSGIYDSESRFDEAGYQEPGVIELDDGRLFSWNRTDLGHQYEMLSSDGGETWTSPKPSIFTAPCSPLSMKRLPDGRLFAVYNPIPNYNTRDYTKVGWGRTPLVGTLVNQDVTKIEQTFVIEDDPEAGYCYCAIYPEADRMYLAYCCGDARDEGCLQRLRLTEIRYEDLN, from the coding sequence ATGAAAAAGATCGGAACACCTGTTTATGAGCTGCCGCCTTCGAAAGGAACCCCCCGTAACAGCGAGGGTGCTTTTCTGCGTTTAAAAAACGGTCATCTGATGTTTGCATACAGCCGCTATCACGGAGACAGTTGGGGCGACGCCGCCGGCTGCGACATCGCCGCAGTTCTCTTTGACGGTAAAACGTGGAGCGATCCGGAGATCTTGTTTTCTGCAAAAGATTTCGGGACGAAAAACATCATGAGCGTCTCATTGCTGCGTTTGGGCAAAGACGACATCGCCCTGTTTTTCCTCGTCCGAGATTCGAAAGACGGCAAGTCGGATATCCGTGAACACATCTCGCACAGCCGTGATGAAGGCAAGACCTGGAGCCGACCAATCTGCTGTATCGCCGAACCCGGATACAACGTCACCAACAACGACCGTGTGGTTCAGCTGAAAAGCGGGCGCCTGCTTGTCCCCTGTTCTCTGCATAAAAACTTTGCCTCGGATCAAAAATTCGCCAGACGCGGGAGCATCCGCTTCGTCTGTTCCGACGATCTGGGAAAGACCTGGCACAATCTCAGCGGTATTTATGACTCCGAAAGCCGATTTGATGAGGCGGGTTATCAGGAGCCGGGTGTTATCGAACTTGATGACGGACGGTTATTCAGCTGGAACCGCACCGATTTAGGACATCAATACGAGATGTTATCCTCCGACGGTGGTGAGACCTGGACTTCACCCAAACCCTCGATTTTCACCGCTCCGTGTTCTCCGCTCTCGATGAAACGCTTGCCGGACGGCAGATTGTTTGCGGTCTACAATCCCATCCCGAACTACAACACCCGTGATTATACCAAAGTCGGCTGGGGACGTACCCCTTTGGTCGGTACGTTGGTGAACCAAGACGTGACGAAAATCGAACAGACCTTTGTGATCGAAGACGACCCGGAAGCGGGCTATTGCTACTGCGCGATTTATCCCGAAGCCGACCGCATGTATTTGGCCTATTGCTGCGGCGACGCCCGCGACGAGGGCTGCCTGCAGCGTCTGCGTCTGACCGAAATACGGTATGAAGATTTAAATTGA
- a CDS encoding ABC transporter substrate-binding protein — protein MKKLFAVFFAVLLTVCLLPMTGCGNNQIQIGLDAFPSTLDPQLEAQEPGASVFGFLFSGLLQYGKDGMLHPDVAEQFFFSEDGTKLTFILRTDRLWQDGTQVTSYDFAFAIERVLSPETESAYAKTLFSIAGAQDFYNQAASEISGISCPDKSTLILTLDYTDETFLYAFAAPYLSPCNEDFFDASEGSYGMTSAETLLNGPYTVYSRGSTQIVLKKRDGAEKSLPDTITFFISEDLSESELTAQLESGKTAMAIYDIELDVSDEIEVEPVENLTWGICLGIGEDTASRDERLLYALAYGGIGELQQENRVTNLMPEAYANFYLSKAQLARAANNDTAKNFLSALLSAYDLSALPTITLLVPDEDEARALSDQLVQLWQKNINIFITREYYSRSKILSLMSSGDYDAALLPIEYTQSTPAAFYRDLCAQIGASDELNAQLDAIEAYSDQDFAKAAEQILFDSKRIFPLQEGCIYIYSQSDLTHIYYNRRVGIVDLQ, from the coding sequence TTGAAAAAGTTATTTGCTGTTTTTTTTGCGGTTCTGCTGACCGTCTGCCTGCTGCCGATGACCGGCTGCGGCAACAATCAAATTCAAATCGGGCTGGATGCGTTTCCGTCCACGCTCGACCCTCAGCTTGAGGCGCAGGAACCCGGCGCCTCTGTTTTCGGTTTTCTGTTTTCCGGGCTTCTGCAATACGGGAAGGACGGTATGCTCCATCCCGACGTTGCTGAACAGTTCTTTTTTTCTGAAGACGGAACAAAGCTGACATTTATTCTGCGCACCGACCGGCTTTGGCAGGACGGCACTCAGGTCACTTCTTATGATTTTGCGTTCGCCATTGAACGCGTCCTCTCCCCTGAAACCGAATCCGCCTATGCGAAAACCCTTTTTTCCATCGCAGGAGCGCAGGATTTTTACAATCAAGCGGCATCTGAGATATCAGGCATTTCCTGTCCGGATAAAAGCACGCTCATTTTAACGCTGGACTACACCGACGAAACCTTTTTATATGCCTTTGCAGCACCCTATCTCTCGCCCTGCAACGAAGACTTTTTCGACGCTTCGGAGGGATCATACGGCATGACTTCCGCAGAAACCCTGCTGAACGGCCCATATACCGTTTACAGCCGCGGCAGTACGCAAATCGTGTTAAAGAAACGTGACGGCGCCGAAAAATCGCTGCCCGATACGATTACATTTTTTATCAGCGAAGACCTTTCCGAGTCCGAATTGACTGCGCAGCTGGAATCCGGCAAAACCGCAATGGCAATCTACGACATCGAATTAGATGTCAGCGATGAGATTGAAGTTGAACCTGTCGAAAACCTAACCTGGGGAATCTGTCTCGGCATCGGAGAGGATACGGCAAGTCGGGACGAACGGCTTTTATATGCGCTTGCCTACGGTGGAATCGGCGAACTCCAACAGGAAAACCGGGTGACAAATCTCATGCCGGAGGCCTATGCGAACTTCTATCTCTCAAAAGCCCAACTCGCCCGCGCGGCAAATAACGACACCGCGAAAAACTTTTTAAGCGCACTGCTCTCCGCCTATGATCTCTCCGCGCTGCCTACCATTACCCTTTTGGTACCGGATGAAGACGAAGCCAGGGCTTTATCCGATCAATTGGTTCAGTTGTGGCAAAAAAACATAAACATCTTTATTACGCGTGAATATTACAGCCGCTCGAAAATCCTCTCGCTGATGAGCAGCGGGGACTACGATGCCGCACTGCTTCCCATCGAATATACCCAGTCGACGCCGGCCGCTTTTTACCGGGATCTGTGCGCACAGATCGGCGCATCCGACGAACTCAACGCACAACTCGATGCGATCGAGGCCTACTCCGATCAGGACTTCGCCAAGGCAGCAGAGCAGATTTTATTCGACAGCAAACGTATCTTCCCCCTACAGGAGGGATGTATATATATTTATTCACAATCCGATTTAACGCATATTTATTACAATCGGAGGGTCGGAATCGTCGATTTACAGTAA
- a CDS encoding phenylacetate--CoA ligase: MRYFDRKHECMSADEMKKIQDERLINTVERVYNNVRFYHDRMDEHGLKPSDIKGIQDLHKLPFMTKADLRDYYPFGCFAVPKEKIVRIHASSGTTGKPIVVGVTKNDIKIWADCMARCLAMTGATKHDVIQISYGYGLFTGGLGAHYGSERLGALTIPTSGGNTARQIQLMQDLGSTVLCCTPSYALYLADYIRDNNIPLSNFKLKAGVFGAEPWSESMKEEIEQRLGLKAYDIYGLSEVMGPGVAMSCNHGEGLHVNADHFVPEIINPETGEVLKEGETGELVFTCITKEALPMIRYRTRDLSSLTYGTCECGRTLPKMKKVIGRSDDMLIIRGVNVFPSQVESVLLSMGQVEPHYMLYVDRKGYLDELSIEVEMTSEMFSDKIENISAIERKLQNQIHAVLNINADVRLVAPKSIPRSEGKAKRVIDRRNLFNK, from the coding sequence ATGCGTTATTTTGACCGCAAGCACGAATGCATGTCCGCAGACGAAATGAAAAAAATCCAGGATGAGCGTCTGATCAACACCGTTGAGCGGGTTTATAATAACGTACGATTTTATCACGACAGAATGGATGAACACGGCCTCAAACCGTCCGATATCAAAGGAATACAAGATCTGCATAAACTCCCGTTTATGACCAAAGCCGATCTGCGCGATTATTATCCGTTCGGCTGCTTTGCCGTCCCGAAAGAGAAAATCGTCCGCATTCACGCCTCATCCGGTACGACCGGAAAACCGATCGTCGTCGGCGTCACGAAAAACGATATTAAAATCTGGGCGGACTGTATGGCACGTTGTTTGGCGATGACAGGAGCGACAAAACACGACGTGATTCAAATTTCCTATGGTTATGGGTTGTTCACCGGCGGTCTCGGCGCACATTACGGCAGCGAACGTCTGGGCGCATTAACAATTCCAACCTCCGGCGGTAATACCGCGCGCCAGATTCAGCTGATGCAGGATCTGGGCTCCACGGTTTTATGCTGCACACCGTCGTATGCATTGTATTTGGCTGACTATATCCGCGACAACAACATCCCGTTGTCCAATTTTAAACTCAAGGCCGGTGTGTTCGGCGCAGAACCATGGTCGGAATCGATGAAAGAGGAAATCGAACAGCGGCTCGGACTTAAGGCCTATGATATTTACGGTCTCTCCGAGGTTATGGGGCCCGGCGTCGCGATGTCCTGTAATCACGGCGAAGGTCTTCACGTCAACGCCGATCACTTTGTCCCCGAAATCATCAATCCCGAGACCGGCGAAGTTCTGAAGGAAGGCGAAACCGGTGAACTCGTATTTACATGCATCACCAAAGAGGCGCTGCCGATGATCCGCTACCGCACCCGCGACCTGTCTTCCCTGACCTATGGCACCTGCGAATGCGGCAGAACCCTGCCTAAGATGAAAAAAGTCATCGGCAGAAGCGACGACATGCTCATCATCCGCGGCGTCAATGTCTTCCCGTCCCAGGTCGAAAGCGTCTTATTGTCGATGGGTCAAGTCGAACCGCACTATATGCTCTACGTCGACCGTAAAGGGTATCTGGACGAACTGTCGATCGAAGTTGAAATGACCTCGGAGATGTTCTCGGACAAGATCGAAAACATTTCTGCCATCGAGCGCAAGCTTCAAAATCAAATTCACGCCGTGCTCAACATCAACGCCGACGTGCGCCTCGTCGCCCCGAAATCGATTCCGCGCAGCGAGGGCAAGGCCAAGCGCGTGATTGACCGCCGCAACCTTTTTAATAAATAA